Part of the Carassius auratus strain Wakin chromosome 8, ASM336829v1, whole genome shotgun sequence genome is shown below.
gtttttataatatttcaatgtTTAATTGTATGTTCTGTTCTAACTCAACAGTCTTGTGCCCTTGCAAAGAAGACGATTGTGTTTTATACCTGTGGTGACCGAAAGAAACAAGCCAATGCTGCGTATTTGATCGGCTCTTATGCTGTAAGTTTTCCCTTCCATCTATAGACTTTGCTTTTATGAAAGTTCAGCCTGTTGCAATGCtcaaatatatatcttttaatgGTTTTGCATGAACTTTGCATCTAGTTAGGTGTGAAATAGTCACTTGTTTGTCCTCTTTTGTAGGTAATGCATCTACAGAAAACACCAGAAGAAGCGTACAGCCTTCTAGTCTCGCAAAATGCATCTTATTTACCTTTTCGGTAATTTTAATCTAACCCCTACATGCATTTTTGATTAGATGCATGTTTAAatcagaagcattttttttttcatttctagaTTTCATCTTTGACTTTATTTATTGCATTCAACAGAGATGCATCTTTTGGAGCGTGCATGTACAATCTGAATATCCTCGACTGTCTGCTGGCCGTTCACAAGGTGATCAGGAGTCTCTCTGGAGCTTTATCTGATGTGTTTGCCGGTCCTATATTCCTGCTGATCGCATGTTGTGTGTTTCAGGCTCTACAGTTCGGCTGGCTGGATTTCTCAAAGTTTAATGTGGAGGAATATGAACATTATGAGGTGGGTTTTTGCCTTAAAATGGGTGTGGACATTTGCAAATTCCGATATAACACATTATACGTTTTAAGATCTGTCCGTGCAAGATTTCAGCCGCACACTGACCGACTCAACGATGCTTTAATATCTTTTCCAGCGTGCAGAAAATGGAGATTTCAACTGGATAATTCCAGGGAAGTTTTTGGCTTTCAGCGGCCCTCATCCAAAGAGTAAAATTGAGAATGGTGCGTATGTtcacccattaaaccaatggttTCCAAAAATGGGATTCTGTATAGATTTTTATACACTTTCCTCTTTCAGGATACCCTCTTCATGCCCCTGAAGCGTATTTCCCCTACTTCAGGAAGCACAACATCACCACCATCATCCGGCTCAACAAGAAAATGTACGACGCCAAGCGTTTCACAGACATGGGCTTCAAGCACCACGACCTGTTCTTCGTCGATGGCAGTACGCCCAACGACGCCATCGTCACCAAGTTCCTGAACATCTGCGAGAACGCTGACGGAGGCATTGCTGTCCACTGCAAAGGTTGGGGGTTTTCAAGCCTTAATAGACGTCATATTACTTAATATTTCCTGTGTTGTAGTATATtggaccctggagcacaaaaccagatttatacatcatcaataaataatctttctattaatgtatggtttgttaggatcggacaatatttggccgagatgcaaatgtttgaaaatatgagggtgcaaaaaaaaaatctaaatattgagaaataacaataaagttgttcaaatgaagttcctagcaatacatattactaatcaaaaataatattttgatatatttacggtaggagatttactaaatatcttcatggaacatgatctttacttaatatcctaatgatttttggcataaaagagaaatgtataattttgacccatacaatgtattgttgtcaatttctaaaaatatacctGTGATTTTGTGCCCCAGggtcatatttattcatttagcagatgcatttCTCTAGAAGGGACTTATGCTGAGAAATGAATTACCcacaaaagatcatttaaagtcattgttgtcgTGTTGGATGAGAAAAGCATTCAATAGACATTTATAAAGAGCCTGAAAGAAAGCCTTTGATTCTACATTTCGATTTTAACCAAGAGtactgaaatattaaattaatactttaaaaaaagaaaaaggtggaATAGTTATTCCAACTGATTTGTTCAGAAGCAAGTGACTCtttgagtgagtcactgaatcattgactcacttgattcaTTCAGTTACAAATCGCCGCTGTTTTTTGATTGGTTAGAGACGCTCTACAGTTCTGCAGTTGCTTTGGAAACATTTACATCTGCAAAATTAAGCAAAAATGAACAATGTTGACTATTGTTTAAAATTTAACCgtattcttgtttattgaactgctgTATAGAATCAATATCACCGTTGCATTCATGCAGATTTGGGGATAAACTGCACTCTTGCTAGTGTGATATTGCTAAATTATATAATGTGATATGATTTGTTTTGCACCCATATCTTGAATGTTAGGCTTGTATAACTGCATTTCTAATATGCTTCTTGCAATCAGAAATTCTGTGTAAACAAccttataattgtttttattgccTGATTCAGCAAACCCACCTCAGTTCATCTGTGGACATGAGTCTTCCGGGTTTAGTTTTTCAGTGTCATGAAGTAGAGTTGTTAACGGACCAATCACGGTGTGTTTCAGCCGGTCTGGGCCGAACAGGGACACTGATTGGCTGTTATATGATGAAACACTTCAGACTGACTTCAGCTGAAGCCATCGCATGGATCAGGATCTGCAGACCCGGTTCAGTCATCGGACCTCAGCAGAACTTCATCGAGGAGTGAGTCTTCGATATGAGCTTCAAAACATCACGATAATTCCTGGGATTCACTGTGATAATGCTATTTCTTTAGAGAGAAGTATTATCTTTGCTGTGTTTAGTGTGTTGTGTGCATTACGGAGTACACGTGATGTTTAATTCATCCAGgacaccagagggcgctctcacaCAGAAACACCACATGCATCACAGAAGTAATAACACTGAAGACACTCCCGAATATGGACATATCCAGTTATCATTGAAAAAACGCATATTAGAAATAGAGAAATTTGAACTGATGAAACATGAAGacagtaaacataaaaatatatggtCTGTCTTTGTTCTTTCAATCATTCTtggctatttttttttaggaaggtatatttataatgcaatactgtatataatctgtaatataaaaccatgtctggACACACAAATAAGTTGATTCATACACTCGACTGTGATATAAACTTAATTAGGAGATAAAGCATataaatgctaatgctaatgcatgCTCTGATGTAACAGGAAGCAAGCGAGTCTGTGGACCGAAGGCGATCTGTACCGCCAAAGAATAAACGAGCAGGAAAACGGCTCGAGTAAATCGGCAGTGGCTGGAATCCTGTCCGGAGTGGAAGATATCTCCATTAATGGGACAAACAAGAACATTTCACACAGGAAAACAGCCTCTGATATGGTGAGTGAATCTATTTGTTCTGGAACATCCCGTGCTTGAGAGTAACAGCAACAGAGTTACATGGGTCACAAAGATGCTGTTGTTTTTCTGATTGTTAACCAGGTTGTGTTTCTCATTGGTTAGCACacggaggaagaggaagaggagtgcGGAGGACTCACACAAGGTGATAAACTAAGAGCGCTGAAGAGTAAGAGGCAGTCCAGAGCATCCACGGGCTCCGTATCGTAAGTGTTTCTCTTTCTACACGTAGCCATCGAAGAAGAAATCTGCTCCTGACGCTTCAGTACAGTCTGTGATCGGGTTCAGTACACtgctaataaaatatgatttttatcaccatttcagaatttcatttatttttgcaatgatTTCAGAAAAATGCTTACTAGCCTTTATTCTACATTCCCatgtttaaatagtatttttatttaaatctcagTCGTCCAATAAGTGTTATATCACTGCAGTTATTCTGCTGTTTACTTGATAAAAAGCGTTTGTACAGTTACACTAAACgtctaaactatcaatcagacgacAGAAGTGTGGATTCGATTGTGTGCAACAGGGAAGTTTTAATCATGTTGATTAATTTAAAAGCTGTATAGGGTTTAGAGCTATATAGGCAGCACTTTATAATAAACTTTTCACACAATTTGAATCATTAATACAGTAAACGTGTGAAGAGCATCTCGCACGTGGATGGTTTTTGATGTAGGttcatgtgtttgctgtcagAAGATCAaggtttctctctctccatccaatCGTCTATTAAAGTGTTTCTGCCTCGTGTGGCTCGTTTGATGATGTGAAGAGTGTGTGAACATGTGATTGATATCCTGTGTAACAGAGAGATGGCGAATCATTCTGTGGCTTCTCTCTCTGCATGTGTGACGCAGGACACCGATGCATCTTATCTCTGtgctttcttttgttgttgttgttgtccttT
Proteins encoded:
- the cdc14b gene encoding dual specificity protein phosphatase CDC14B isoform X2 yields the protein MFRNDVAIETCDLSNCIEFIKDQLYFALLHQKVKSTPDRHCFCIDEELSYENFYADFGPLNLAMFYRFCCKLNKKLKSCALAKKTIVFYTCGDRKKQANAAYLIGSYAVMHLQKTPEEAYSLLVSQNASYLPFRDASFGACMYNLNILDCLLAVHKALQFGWLDFSKFNVEEYEHYERAENGDFNWIIPGKFLAFSGPHPKSKIENGYPLHAPEAYFPYFRKHNITTIIRLNKKMYDAKRFTDMGFKHHDLFFVDGSTPNDAIVTKFLNICENADGGIAVHCKAGLGRTGTLIGCYMMKHFRLTSAEAIAWIRICRPGSVIGPQQNFIEEKQASLWTEGDLYRQRINEQENGSSKSAVAGILSGVEDISINGTNKNISHRKTASDMHTEEEEEECGGLTQGDKLRALKSKRQSRASTGSVSLEENAIHSKSTSRSLSSDKRRRTRASLGSIRATSPLHSRLAKSLGSLHVTACEKDPVFSVSAGSVANSNFIKQSSLRHLSPVNGQRSLQLYGLGS
- the cdc14b gene encoding dual specificity protein phosphatase CDC14B isoform X3; this encodes MKRKSERRSESRKRLCASLREQTESKREIYLRITDQLYFALLHQKVKSTPDRHCFCIDEELSYENFYADFGPLNLAMFYRFCCKLNKKLKSCALAKKTIVFYTCGDRKKQANAAYLIGSYAVMHLQKTPEEAYSLLVSQNASYLPFRDASFGACMYNLNILDCLLAVHKALQFGWLDFSKFNVEEYEHYERAENGDFNWIIPGKFLAFSGPHPKSKIENGYPLHAPEAYFPYFRKHNITTIIRLNKKMYDAKRFTDMGFKHHDLFFVDGSTPNDAIVTKFLNICENADGGIAVHCKAGLGRTGTLIGCYMMKHFRLTSAEAIAWIRICRPGSVIGPQQNFIEEKQASLWTEGDLYRQRINEQENGSSKSAVAGILSGVEDISINGTNKNISHRKTASDMHTEEEEEECGGLTQGDKLRALKSKRQSRASTGSVSLEENAIHSKSTSRSLSSDKRRRTRASLGSIRATSNSMSKARAPLLR
- the cdc14b gene encoding dual specificity protein phosphatase CDC14B isoform X1, translating into MKRKSERRSESRKRLCASLREQTESKREIYLRITDQLYFALLHQKVKSTPDRHCFCIDEELSYENFYADFGPLNLAMFYRFCCKLNKKLKSCALAKKTIVFYTCGDRKKQANAAYLIGSYAVMHLQKTPEEAYSLLVSQNASYLPFRDASFGACMYNLNILDCLLAVHKALQFGWLDFSKFNVEEYEHYERAENGDFNWIIPGKFLAFSGPHPKSKIENGYPLHAPEAYFPYFRKHNITTIIRLNKKMYDAKRFTDMGFKHHDLFFVDGSTPNDAIVTKFLNICENADGGIAVHCKAGLGRTGTLIGCYMMKHFRLTSAEAIAWIRICRPGSVIGPQQNFIEEKQASLWTEGDLYRQRINEQENGSSKSAVAGILSGVEDISINGTNKNISHRKTASDMHTEEEEEECGGLTQGDKLRALKSKRQSRASTGSVSLEENAIHSKSTSRSLSSDKRRRTRASLGSIRATSPLHSRLAKSLGSLHVTACEKDPVFSVSAGSVANSNFIKQSSLRHLSPVNGQRSLQLYGLGS